One window of Athalia rosae chromosome 4, iyAthRosa1.1, whole genome shotgun sequence genomic DNA carries:
- the LOC105690272 gene encoding clavesin-2-like: MSAEYCEYMWNPTTRGHSGLALARSLYQDENRIDPRDKKLAVKTVRAILTDMPNVDLKQCTDEYVTRFLFARKYRTEQAAALIVAYQNQVALRQDIFGNLTARDPALQRALRAGIPGVLPARDRKGRCVLVILASQWDPIAVPALAVQRALFLVLEILIQDPRNQHSGFVAVVDWAGFSLRQGGALGATALRNLISALRGRFPARFKAIHFLSSPLCVQATLAVIKPFLDEKTRNKIYLHGNNLTTLHEHLPTDILPAELGGTGPAFNPGLWAEPVIHSAMKEAEIAAAVAQKERDLRARDLVAMMQSKNGKVEPKPSATIEFTEISATAKTDNKTGRNNRAESTKDCFHQVQAQLHERPGSEEKITPNIRSKTNSIASSDIKNSSDYDRERLLNGDDENKILEIESTQNEEPRGYGEVNEQGSRPLSSVDIEVQKFREYQNKLAEEKNIRSDPDGLPDDIEALELHSETNSNEFEMIPSRPDSESSKDSSFDIDLQVEKVIIRDGGKSAAPSEELSLVT; encoded by the exons ATGTCGGCCGAGTATTGCGAGTACATGTGGAACCCAACGACCCGGGGGCATTCCGGACTCGCTTTGGCCCGCAGTCTTTATCAGGATGAAAACCGGATCGATCCGAGGGATAAGAAATTGGCCGTGAAGACCGTCAGGGCCATTTTGACGGACATGCCAAATGTCG ATTTGAAGCAATGCACGGACGAATATGTGACCAGATTTTTGTTCGCTCGGAAGTACCGGACGGAACAAGCTGCCGCGTTGATAGTTGCGTACCAAAATCAGGTGGCACTTCGGCAggatatttttggaaatttaacAGCCCGGGACCCAGCTTTACAACGTGCACTTCGCGCTGGTATACCTGGAGTTCTTCCGGCGCGAGACAG GAAAGGTAGATGTGTGCTGGTTATTCTCGCTTCTCAATGGGATCCAATTGCTGTCCCGGCTCTCGCGGTGCAACGAGCTCTCTTTCTCGTCCTTGAAATTCTCATACAGGATCCTCGGAATCAG CATAGCGGGTTCGTGGCAGTCGTCGACTGGGCTggattttctcttcgtcaGGGTGGAGCTCTAGGTGCCACCGCACTACGCAATCTGATATCCGCTCTTCGGGGAAGATTTCCAGCACGATTCAAAGCCATTCACTTTCTATCCTCGCCACTCTGCGTCCAAGCAACCTTGGCAGTTATCAAGCCCTTCCTCGATGAGAAAACTAGAAATAAG ATTTATTTGCACGGGAATAATCTGACAACGCTCCACGAGCACCTTCCAACGGACATTTTACCTGCTGAGCTTGGTGGAACTGGGCCTGCGTTTAATCCGGGTCTTTGGGCAGAGCCGGTCATCCATTCCGCAATGAAAGAAGCAGAAATTGCAGCGGCCGTTGCCCAAAAAGAGAGAGATTTACGGGCGAGGGACTTGGTGGCAATGATGCAATCGAAAAATGGTAAAGTTGAACCCAAACCAAGCGCAACAATCGAGTTCACGGAAATTTCGGCCACAGCCAAGACGGACAATAAAACGGGACGGAACAACCGCGCGGAATCGACCAAAGATTGTTTTCACCAAGTTCAAGCGCAGTTGCACGAGCGTCCGGGAAGTGAGGAGAAAATTACACCCAATATTCGGTCGAAAACAAACTCAATCGCATCCAGTGACATAAAAAACAGTAGCGATTATGATCGAGAACGGCTATTAAATggtgatgatgaaaataaaattctcgaaaTTGAATCTACGCAGAACGAGGAGCCCCGAGGCTACGGAGAGGTCAACGAGCAAGGATCCCGCCCATTATCCAGTGTTGATATCGAGGTACAGAAATTTCGAGAATACCAGAATAAGTtggcggaagaaaaaaatattcgcagtGATCCCGACGGCCTTCCCGACGACATCGAGGCTCTGGAGTTACACTCCGAAACCAATAGCAATGAGTTCGAGATGATCCCTAGTCGACCAGACAGTGAGAGTAGCAAGGATAGTTCATTCGATATTGACCTTCAGGTAGAAAAAGTTATCATTCGTGATGGTGGCAAGAGCGCAGCTCCTTCCGAGGAGCTAAGCCTTGTTACGTAA